The proteins below come from a single Fastidiosipila sanguinis genomic window:
- a CDS encoding penicillin-binding transpeptidase domain-containing protein, translating to MKQLMRNVRLVLTFLLVLAIVFGAGLFYQMHQSQTVLLAVAGENKESLRQQYAQAGTIYSQEGVKLAYSDADAENRYYVEDPNIQMAVSHYVGDYTHHMSNTVETLYQNELLGKNRGMIEQLILDVSGKGLEGDNVHLTIDAALSGYARQLLGDYRGSVVLMNYETGDVLGMASTPATYMENIINYENLPDSSLFNRSLNGAYEPGSTWKIMTAAAWINSNAYDPELVIESDGSPLVPNGASDHESKNMYGNYDLNRAFTRSSNVFFGQLSVLMGQKDFSNYLNNSGLSSIKSINRLSVGPAVMDSSAAANDQGLLSWFGTGQPVGELKLNFSPLELASIGSAVANGGKLLQPNMIKYIENPIGQKKEAANTKVNSQLFSPEVANNLKSLMINAIQSEETIQYAAGIPGFTVGGKSGTVQRQGADGGSTNSLWIGFVDNADYPYAVAAVVEGSNDTNATAIYIGNSLLAQAINLRNAGH from the coding sequence ATGAAACAGTTAATGAGAAATGTTAGGTTAGTTTTAACTTTTTTACTTGTATTAGCAATAGTCTTTGGTGCAGGTCTGTTTTATCAAATGCATCAGAGTCAAACTGTTTTGCTTGCAGTTGCAGGTGAAAACAAGGAGTCTTTGCGCCAACAATATGCTCAAGCGGGTACAATTTACTCTCAAGAGGGAGTTAAACTAGCGTATTCAGATGCTGATGCGGAGAATAGATATTACGTAGAAGATCCTAATATTCAAATGGCGGTATCTCACTATGTTGGAGACTATACCCACCACATGAGTAATACAGTTGAGACTTTGTATCAGAATGAGTTGCTGGGCAAGAATCGTGGCATGATCGAACAACTTATTCTTGATGTTAGTGGTAAAGGTCTAGAAGGCGATAACGTTCATTTAACTATTGATGCAGCTTTATCCGGTTACGCTAGACAATTACTAGGAGATTATAGAGGTTCAGTAGTATTGATGAATTATGAGACTGGGGACGTGCTAGGAATGGCTTCAACTCCAGCGACATATATGGAAAATATAATTAACTATGAGAATTTACCTGACTCGTCATTGTTTAACCGTAGCTTGAATGGTGCTTATGAACCAGGATCTACCTGGAAAATCATGACTGCGGCAGCTTGGATAAATTCCAATGCTTATGACCCTGAATTAGTCATAGAATCAGATGGTTCACCTTTGGTCCCTAATGGTGCCTCTGACCACGAGAGCAAGAATATGTACGGAAATTATGACCTGAATAGAGCCTTTACAAGATCTAGTAATGTTTTCTTCGGGCAATTATCAGTGTTAATGGGACAAAAAGATTTCAGTAATTATTTGAATAATAGTGGTTTGTCTAGTATTAAATCAATTAATAGATTAAGTGTTGGTCCTGCGGTTATGGATAGTTCTGCAGCAGCAAATGATCAAGGTTTGTTGAGTTGGTTTGGGACAGGACAACCGGTAGGAGAATTGAAGTTGAATTTCTCTCCATTAGAATTGGCAAGCATTGGCTCAGCTGTAGCTAATGGTGGTAAGTTACTCCAACCAAACATGATCAAATATATTGAGAATCCTATAGGACAAAAGAAAGAAGCGGCTAATACCAAAGTAAATTCACAACTTTTTAGCCCTGAGGTTGCTAATAATTTGAAGAGCCTGATGATAAATGCTATTCAGTCTGAAGAAACTATTCAGTATGCTGCAGGGATACCAGGATTCACTGTAGGTGGTAAGAGTGGTACAGTTCAGAGACAAGGTGCAGATGGTGGAAGCACAAACTCATTGTGGATTGGTTTCGTTGATAATGCAGATTATCCATATGCTGTAGCTGCAGTTGTAGAAGGTTCTAATGATACTAATGCAACAGCAATTTATATAGGAAATAGTCTTTTAGCACAGGCAATTAATCTTAGAAATGCTGGTCATTAG
- a CDS encoding DUF370 domain-containing protein, whose translation MSRAFSLIGYGNLVQTSRILAMVGPDSAPGKRMIQDARDRFALIDATAGKKTKTVLVMDSDHVILSAWDAEKILANQVLPEENA comes from the coding sequence ATAAGCAGAGCCTTTAGTTTAATTGGATATGGAAACTTGGTACAAACTAGTAGAATTCTAGCAATGGTTGGGCCAGACTCAGCTCCAGGAAAGCGTATGATCCAGGATGCGAGAGATAGATTTGCGCTGATTGATGCCACTGCAGGTAAAAAAACTAAAACAGTTCTTGTAATGGATTCAGATCACGTGATTTTATCAGCCTGGGATGCGGAGAAGATACTTGCAAATCAGGTCCTGCCAGAAGAGAATGCGTAA
- the gmk gene encoding guanylate kinase, with protein sequence MLERLRGDLHDDVIEGIVQTYREYPTTGMLVCVSGPSGVGKGTVIAALKKIMPSLEHSISVTTREPREGEVDGVDYYFRTKEEFATMLENNQILEHDVYGGNFYGTPREAIERRIGSGEDIIMDVTVPGSLSVLDKFSTSCNIFLLPPSLSELEKRLRERGTETEESMIFRSKKAIDEINQATKFDYILINKDVEQTAREIHHILIAEKLRAVRRPGIEKVVLGR encoded by the coding sequence ATGCTAGAACGTCTACGTGGTGATTTACATGATGATGTTATCGAAGGTATCGTCCAAACATATAGAGAATATCCAACAACAGGAATGTTGGTCTGTGTATCAGGTCCCTCAGGTGTAGGTAAAGGTACAGTAATAGCGGCTCTTAAGAAAATTATGCCAAGTCTAGAACACTCTATATCAGTTACAACTAGAGAACCTAGAGAAGGTGAAGTGGACGGAGTAGACTATTATTTCCGTACAAAAGAGGAATTTGCCACTATGCTAGAGAATAACCAGATTTTAGAGCATGACGTCTATGGTGGAAATTTCTATGGAACTCCACGTGAAGCGATTGAGAGAAGAATTGGTTCTGGTGAAGATATTATTATGGACGTAACTGTACCAGGATCTCTTTCTGTATTGGATAAATTTTCTACATCTTGTAATATTTTTCTTTTACCACCGTCTTTAAGTGAGTTAGAGAAACGTCTACGTGAGCGTGGTACCGAAACTGAAGAGAGCATGATTTTCCGCTCCAAGAAAGCTATTGATGAAATTAATCAGGCAACTAAGTTTGACTATATTTTAATTAACAAAGATGTAGAGCAAACAGCTAGAGAGATTCATCACATTTTAATTGCCGAGAAACTTAGAGCTGTAAGAAGACCAGGCATTGAGAAAGTTGTTTTAGGAAGATAA
- the rpoZ gene encoding DNA-directed RNA polymerase subunit omega — protein MLVEPPIEKLLPKVENRFDLSILVAKRNRELIDGAEPMVKEGDDESLVSIACREIAEDQVVSVPGNVEATVPLRESLLAEIMAEQEEETDADDWQSEGPDLEDELVPTPVSKIKVISEADMFEIPEDEDLDEEDDEGLDLDSDDLDEEVPVKSKKKSIVEDEDEDEEDDEDFDLEDDDFESLDSSIDDFADDEDDDFLSGFENYDYDEDDL, from the coding sequence ATGTTAGTAGAACCACCTATTGAAAAATTACTACCAAAGGTAGAGAACCGTTTTGATCTCTCAATTTTGGTTGCTAAACGTAATAGAGAATTAATTGATGGTGCAGAACCAATGGTCAAAGAAGGTGACGACGAAAGTCTAGTTTCTATTGCATGTAGAGAAATTGCAGAGGACCAAGTAGTATCAGTCCCAGGTAATGTTGAAGCAACAGTACCATTGAGAGAATCTCTATTGGCAGAAATAATGGCTGAACAAGAAGAAGAGACAGATGCAGATGACTGGCAATCTGAAGGTCCAGACCTAGAAGACGAACTTGTACCAACCCCTGTATCTAAGATTAAAGTTATCAGCGAAGCTGATATGTTTGAAATTCCAGAAGATGAAGACCTTGATGAAGAAGATGATGAAGGTCTAGACTTGGATTCAGATGATCTTGATGAAGAAGTTCCAGTTAAGAGCAAGAAAAAATCAATTGTCGAAGATGAAGACGAAGATGAAGAAGATGATGAAGATTTCGATCTAGAAGATGACGACTTTGAGTCTCTAGATAGCTCAATTGATGACTTTGCAGATGATGAAGATGACGATTTCTTATCAGGCTTCGAAAATTATGATTACGATGAGGATGATTTATAA
- a CDS encoding glycine--tRNA ligase, with protein MANKVTMDELVALAKNRGFIFPGSDIYGGLANSWDYGPYGIALKNNIKKAWWQKFIQESPYNVGIDAAILMNPRVWEASGHLSNFNDPLIDCKNCKTRHRADQLIEAWWNTEAGASAKDAADRPLLDALSNEELVAYIKANDIICPNCGKHDFTDVRQFNLMFKTFQGVTEDSQSEIYLRPETAQGIFVNFNNVQRSSRKKIPFGIGQIGKSFRNEITPGNFIFRTREFEQMELEFFCEPGTDDEWFEYWKSYCFNFLLEIGVTEENLRMRDHDPKELSHYSKGTTDIEYKFPFNWGELWGIANRTDYDLTQHMEHSSQDMNYFDPEKNEKYVPYVVEPSVGADRLLLAVYADAYAEEELEGGDSRSVLRFHPAIAPVKIAILPLSKKLTEEAEKLHELLSPHYAVELDERQSIGKRYRRQDEIGTPYCVTIDFDSLEDNAVTIRHRDTMEQVRVPIAELLDWFSGKFDL; from the coding sequence ATGGCTAATAAAGTTACTATGGATGAATTAGTTGCATTGGCAAAAAACCGTGGCTTTATTTTTCCTGGTTCTGATATTTATGGTGGACTAGCAAACTCCTGGGACTACGGTCCTTACGGTATTGCTCTTAAGAATAATATTAAGAAAGCTTGGTGGCAGAAGTTTATCCAAGAGAGCCCATATAATGTAGGTATTGATGCGGCAATCTTGATGAACCCAAGAGTTTGGGAAGCTTCAGGACACTTGAGCAATTTCAATGACCCATTGATAGATTGCAAAAACTGTAAAACACGTCATAGAGCGGATCAGTTGATTGAGGCATGGTGGAATACCGAAGCAGGAGCAAGCGCTAAAGATGCTGCAGATAGACCATTATTAGATGCCTTGTCCAATGAAGAACTAGTTGCATATATCAAAGCTAATGACATTATCTGTCCGAATTGTGGAAAACACGATTTCACTGATGTTCGCCAATTCAACTTAATGTTTAAGACATTCCAAGGTGTTACAGAAGATTCTCAATCTGAGATATATTTGAGACCAGAGACAGCTCAAGGTATTTTCGTAAACTTTAATAATGTTCAAAGATCTTCACGTAAGAAAATTCCTTTTGGTATCGGTCAAATAGGTAAATCTTTCAGAAACGAAATTACACCAGGAAACTTTATCTTTAGAACTAGAGAGTTCGAACAGATGGAGTTGGAGTTTTTCTGTGAACCAGGAACAGATGATGAGTGGTTTGAATACTGGAAGTCATACTGCTTCAATTTCCTGCTTGAAATTGGCGTAACTGAAGAAAATCTACGTATGCGTGATCACGATCCAAAAGAACTTTCTCACTATTCAAAAGGTACAACTGATATTGAGTATAAATTCCCATTCAACTGGGGAGAACTCTGGGGTATCGCTAACAGAACTGATTACGACTTGACCCAACATATGGAACACTCTAGCCAGGATATGAATTACTTCGATCCTGAGAAAAATGAGAAATATGTCCCTTATGTAGTTGAGCCATCAGTCGGTGCAGATAGATTATTGCTTGCAGTGTATGCTGATGCCTATGCAGAAGAAGAGTTGGAAGGTGGAGATAGCAGAAGTGTTTTACGCTTCCATCCAGCAATCGCACCAGTTAAAATTGCAATCTTGCCATTGTCTAAGAAGCTTACTGAAGAAGCTGAGAAATTACACGAACTACTCTCACCACATTATGCAGTGGAATTAGATGAGCGCCAAAGTATTGGTAAACGTTATCGCCGTCAAGACGAGATCGGAACACCATACTGTGTAACAATCGACTTTGATTCATTAGAAGATAATGCTGTAACAATTAGACATAGAGACACTATGGAGCAAGTAAGAGTTCCTATCGCAGAATTGCTAGATTGGTTCTCAGGTAAGTTTGATTTGTAA
- a CDS encoding DUF4203 domain-containing protein — protein MFDLNEPIISIIVELIIAIIFLFWGNKSVRLFLTVSGFIGGVTLGRHIVMYAAKADIFNNSTLSIAVPAILGLIGAILLASMFKFSFVIAGAVVGWKVAEYLMGIFNMEYTYLIPILLAVIGGFLIHSWRNTFIIIATSFLGSALLVDGSVALYYQLKNQPVQDVAIFSNFFGVSQDLIFLVIVVILTLLGYFYQKKHE, from the coding sequence ATGTTTGATTTAAATGAGCCGATAATCTCAATTATTGTTGAATTAATTATTGCTATTATCTTCCTGTTTTGGGGTAACAAATCTGTTCGATTATTCTTAACGGTTTCTGGTTTTATTGGTGGTGTCACTCTAGGTAGACATATAGTAATGTACGCTGCAAAAGCAGATATATTCAATAATTCCACACTTAGTATAGCAGTACCAGCAATTCTCGGTTTGATCGGTGCAATCTTATTAGCAAGTATGTTTAAGTTTAGCTTTGTCATAGCTGGAGCTGTTGTAGGTTGGAAGGTCGCAGAATATCTCATGGGTATATTCAACATGGAATATACCTATCTAATACCAATTTTATTAGCTGTTATTGGTGGATTCTTAATTCATAGTTGGAGAAATACTTTTATTATTATTGCAACTTCATTCCTCGGTTCGGCGCTACTTGTTGATGGTTCGGTGGCGCTTTACTACCAGCTGAAAAATCAGCCTGTACAGGATGTTGCTATATTTAGTAATTTCTTTGGGGTTAGCCAAGATTTAATATTCTTAGTAATTGTCGTTATCCTTACGCTCTTAGGATACTTTTACCAGAAAAAACACGAATAA
- a CDS encoding tetratricopeptide repeat protein produces MDTRTNGSFDNKNNKDNENNRSERQEKLDISQNLRRVNLEVPKSESRDPREQNNQNNKNQEIIRDANAYRPNTDRPAAKPVSNPKSETNPVSTDKSESNPSPKNSNNTHPEKSNRENNFNNKSQSKTEEAKRFSKQKAQDEEVRQPSKSKPQAEKAKEQATAKEQVTAKQATAKPETKKSEIETKKSEQPVEAEAKSQKEVEETTKLFSSDEMRQIQEAEAKREKSNKFEDAEPEDNFEEPEPEKEEGPSKFALVMSNLGEKVGAWNKKQQANFKAWNQRRKEEAAKRQAEKELERERLEQEQAEARAEAERLAELAEERALQEQSEQEEWSRLLGVDEQRRNNEADSARNSSRNISSETEFYRSSEAQESDDVKELERTKEAARTKEAEVESNSEKLFNQYRQKQLNNWNNPQDYYVSNKTSKSSGKNNQQSENTWTRSLKNAGRNISSKFSEFRDNLIKKSEEGGSQAKGDQGLGAKIKNGMENLFIKAQTKHLVMLGIAFIALIILIFFLIFRSPISDFKDALARRNYQEAGQAYEKYIGNSKKTSAAEEELTNYIAKLKDNAISGNTSFAATYSVLETMKGTQLNQGNAQAIIDKALEEIINLQEVNRYYESAVSSLNSMDVKAAIRGFNRVAEAIPGYKETNKYLAQAKSNYREEVMKKVNTLQSQGKYTEADKLLDEGLELLPDDPILLKSKESNKSEAESSLSKEVKEQAERFFRAGKFNELFKSIDDALKASPNDESIKGLKAEFETKYAESIIKTADSIFNQDSKDAALEKIAEGLKILPDNILLQRAKNRYEFNLDASDEEIEILRGKKDKDSEETEPDKDNEEDNSEDEEQDASDGLSRGNHVDAAGNQHNNAVVLSHDFDGDTSVVDQQRFENVNGGATFKGEIAIGQIDAPTQIYYQVYASSNLSSPLYSGSLSASPDNAGGKYSISVNVPSSGENYFIVNINYLSGKSINVVLDLGYK; encoded by the coding sequence ATGGATACAAGAACAAATGGTTCTTTTGATAATAAAAATAATAAAGATAATGAAAATAACAGATCTGAAAGGCAAGAGAAGTTAGATATTTCTCAAAATTTGCGCAGGGTTAATTTAGAAGTCCCTAAATCAGAGTCAAGAGACCCAAGAGAACAAAATAATCAGAATAATAAAAATCAAGAAATAATTAGAGATGCAAATGCTTACAGACCTAATACTGATAGGCCTGCAGCTAAACCTGTCTCTAATCCTAAATCTGAAACCAATCCTGTTTCTACAGACAAATCCGAATCTAATCCAAGTCCAAAAAATTCCAATAATACACATCCAGAAAAAAGCAATAGAGAAAATAATTTTAATAATAAATCACAATCTAAGACAGAGGAAGCAAAGAGATTTTCTAAACAAAAAGCTCAAGATGAGGAAGTAAGACAACCTTCTAAGTCAAAACCTCAAGCAGAAAAAGCTAAAGAACAAGCAACAGCTAAAGAGCAAGTAACAGCAAAACAAGCAACAGCAAAACCTGAAACAAAGAAATCAGAAATTGAAACAAAAAAATCAGAACAGCCTGTTGAAGCAGAAGCGAAATCTCAAAAGGAAGTTGAAGAAACAACTAAGCTTTTCTCCTCTGATGAAATGAGACAAATCCAAGAAGCAGAAGCTAAAAGAGAAAAATCTAACAAGTTTGAAGATGCAGAGCCTGAGGATAATTTCGAAGAGCCAGAACCTGAGAAAGAAGAGGGACCATCTAAGTTTGCTCTGGTTATGAGTAACTTGGGTGAAAAAGTTGGTGCTTGGAACAAAAAGCAACAAGCTAACTTCAAAGCCTGGAATCAACGTAGAAAAGAAGAAGCAGCTAAGCGACAAGCAGAAAAAGAACTAGAGCGTGAGCGACTAGAGCAAGAACAAGCAGAGGCTAGAGCGGAGGCTGAGAGATTAGCCGAACTAGCAGAAGAGAGAGCTTTGCAAGAACAATCAGAACAAGAAGAGTGGTCACGTTTGTTAGGTGTTGATGAGCAGAGACGTAACAATGAGGCTGATTCTGCCAGAAACTCATCAAGAAATATCTCTTCAGAGACAGAGTTTTATAGAAGTTCAGAAGCTCAAGAATCAGATGACGTCAAAGAACTAGAAAGAACTAAAGAGGCAGCAAGAACTAAAGAGGCAGAAGTCGAGAGTAATAGCGAAAAACTCTTTAATCAATATCGTCAAAAACAATTAAATAATTGGAATAACCCACAAGACTATTATGTAAGCAATAAAACAAGCAAGTCTAGTGGTAAAAACAATCAACAATCTGAAAACACCTGGACCAGAAGCCTAAAAAATGCTGGCCGTAATATAAGCAGCAAGTTTAGTGAATTTAGAGATAACCTTATCAAGAAGAGTGAAGAGGGAGGCTCTCAAGCTAAAGGAGATCAAGGTTTAGGTGCCAAAATTAAGAATGGCATGGAAAACCTATTTATAAAAGCACAAACCAAACATCTTGTCATGTTGGGTATAGCATTTATAGCTTTAATAATACTAATCTTTTTCCTAATATTTAGGAGCCCAATATCTGATTTCAAGGATGCTTTAGCACGTAGAAATTATCAAGAAGCTGGTCAAGCTTATGAGAAATATATAGGCAATAGCAAAAAAACAAGTGCAGCAGAAGAAGAATTGACTAATTACATAGCTAAGCTCAAGGATAATGCTATCAGTGGAAACACATCATTTGCTGCTACATACTCAGTACTTGAGACAATGAAGGGTACTCAGCTGAATCAAGGCAACGCCCAAGCTATTATTGACAAGGCTTTGGAAGAAATTATTAACTTGCAAGAGGTCAATAGATATTATGAAAGTGCTGTCAGCAGCTTGAATAGCATGGATGTAAAAGCAGCTATAAGAGGCTTTAACCGAGTAGCTGAAGCAATACCAGGATATAAAGAAACTAATAAATACTTGGCTCAAGCTAAGAGTAATTATCGTGAAGAAGTAATGAAGAAAGTCAACACTCTTCAATCCCAAGGCAAGTACACAGAGGCGGATAAGCTTTTAGATGAAGGCTTGGAATTATTACCAGATGATCCAATTCTGCTTAAGTCTAAAGAGTCTAACAAGAGCGAAGCAGAGAGTAGTTTAAGTAAAGAAGTTAAGGAACAAGCAGAAAGATTTTTCCGTGCTGGTAAATTCAACGAACTATTCAAATCTATAGATGATGCTTTGAAAGCCTCACCAAATGATGAGTCAATTAAAGGTCTAAAAGCTGAGTTCGAGACTAAATATGCTGAGAGCATAATTAAGACAGCAGACAGTATATTTAATCAAGATAGCAAGGATGCTGCTTTGGAAAAAATTGCTGAAGGGCTAAAAATCTTACCAGACAATATTCTTTTGCAACGTGCGAAAAATAGATATGAATTCAATCTAGATGCGAGTGATGAAGAAATTGAGATACTAAGAGGTAAGAAAGATAAAGACTCAGAAGAGACAGAGCCTGATAAAGATAATGAAGAAGATAATTCTGAGGATGAAGAGCAAGATGCTTCAGATGGTCTATCTAGAGGAAATCATGTAGATGCTGCTGGTAATCAACATAATAATGCTGTTGTTCTAAGTCATGATTTCGATGGAGACACTTCAGTTGTAGATCAGCAAAGATTTGAAAACGTTAATGGTGGTGCTACTTTTAAAGGTGAGATAGCAATTGGTCAAATAGATGCTCCAACTCAAATCTACTATCAAGTATACGCTTCTAGCAATTTATCCAGTCCATTGTACAGTGGTAGCTTATCAGCCAGCCCAGATAACGCTGGTGGCAAATACAGTATTAGCGTCAATGTACCAAGTTCAGGAGAGAACTATTTTATAGTTAATATTAATTATTTATCCGGTAAAAGTATAAATGTTGTCCTGGATTTAGGATATAAATAG
- a CDS encoding tetratricopeptide repeat protein produces the protein MKTIYSTNRAGKSKWTVKTFGQVTVLALLIIASMFLAGCSKSKDYLKEFNTALEENRLIDANKIFVKAKNDPESNANNEDYLAAVKPYLDKVISNYKSDAINYDLAMVELDNYLLGKEFSVVVSETVENYKKEISTVDTNAQLQANAETFSKVGDYLRSIRYYEEILKNDPENEQASQGKSAAATAYTNGVIAKTKQEINAGYPATAIVLIEQANEVVPENEELKNLRKQAEDKIKERKNAIQKVIIKNTIDSYLYNANFKQAEEFIASLKAKGLEVSEYETRLEESKKEYINAILNDAASLAGSLSGRWQENPYSQAIAKLDEGLAMFPNNQAMQDAKAKYESMIPTNLSKSIYDREGKVESGARGKDATGFDHSPSDFNRAVYVRPDASFKFDVDNNNVRILAIPQTDDENVYKGAQMEIKINGSTVYESKIFSDSTSELLFEYEVEPGATVEINVLQSGFASFFDKILGRNGVYFEMFGY, from the coding sequence ATGAAAACAATATACAGTACAAATAGAGCAGGTAAGAGTAAGTGGACAGTGAAAACATTTGGGCAAGTCACTGTGCTTGCTTTGCTTATAATTGCTTCAATGTTTTTAGCCGGCTGCTCTAAATCAAAAGACTATCTAAAAGAATTTAATACAGCTTTAGAAGAAAATAGATTAATTGATGCTAATAAAATTTTTGTGAAAGCAAAAAATGATCCGGAATCTAATGCTAATAATGAGGACTATCTTGCAGCAGTCAAGCCTTATCTAGACAAAGTTATCAGTAATTATAAAAGTGATGCAATAAATTATGATCTAGCAATGGTTGAGTTAGATAATTACCTACTTGGTAAAGAATTCTCAGTTGTTGTAAGTGAGACGGTTGAGAATTACAAAAAAGAAATTAGTACTGTTGATACTAATGCTCAACTCCAGGCAAATGCAGAAACATTTAGCAAGGTTGGAGATTACCTGCGCAGTATTAGATATTATGAAGAAATCTTAAAAAACGATCCTGAAAATGAACAGGCAAGTCAAGGAAAAAGTGCTGCTGCTACTGCATATACTAACGGGGTTATAGCCAAAACTAAGCAGGAGATTAATGCCGGTTACCCAGCCACTGCAATAGTTTTAATAGAGCAAGCTAATGAAGTTGTACCAGAAAACGAAGAACTCAAAAACTTACGTAAGCAAGCCGAAGATAAAATTAAAGAACGAAAAAATGCAATCCAAAAAGTAATTATTAAAAATACCATTGATTCCTATCTCTACAATGCTAACTTCAAACAGGCAGAAGAATTTATTGCGAGTTTGAAAGCTAAAGGTTTGGAAGTAAGCGAATATGAAACTCGTCTTGAAGAAAGTAAGAAAGAATATATTAATGCAATCCTTAATGATGCTGCGAGTCTAGCAGGATCCTTGAGTGGTCGTTGGCAAGAGAATCCTTATTCCCAAGCTATAGCTAAGCTGGATGAGGGACTTGCAATGTTCCCAAATAATCAGGCTATGCAAGATGCCAAAGCTAAATATGAGAGTATGATTCCTACAAACCTATCTAAGAGTATTTACGATAGGGAAGGTAAAGTTGAGTCAGGAGCAAGAGGTAAGGATGCAACAGGGTTTGACCACAGTCCAAGTGACTTTAACAGGGCAGTCTACGTGAGACCAGATGCAAGCTTCAAGTTTGATGTGGATAATAATAATGTACGAATTTTAGCCATACCACAAACTGATGATGAGAATGTTTATAAAGGTGCGCAAATGGAAATTAAGATCAATGGATCTACGGTTTATGAATCCAAAATATTCTCAGATAGCACTAGTGAATTATTATTTGAGTATGAAGTCGAACCCGGTGCTACAGTAGAGATTAACGTGCTCCAAAGTGGTTTTGCTTCATTCTTTGACAAGATTTTAGGCAGAAATGGTGTTTATTTCGAGATGTTCGGGTATTAG
- a CDS encoding ABC transporter ATP-binding protein: protein MSKYVIEVKELTKKIDKSLILNNINLKLESGGIYGFYGPNGSGKSMLFRALTGLIYPTTGEIYIEGMKLGTDISFPESLGVIIENVGFWEEYTGFENLKILADIKSIASDEDIKNSMSRVGLDPNLKKNYGKYSLGMKQRLAIAQAIMEKPRIIILDEPTNTMDYEGVLEIRKLLKDEQKRGATVLLSSHNPLDLEELCDRFFKFKGNGILEETEGIKRGN from the coding sequence ATGTCTAAATATGTTATAGAAGTAAAAGAATTAACAAAGAAAATCGATAAATCTTTAATATTAAATAATATAAATTTAAAGCTAGAATCAGGAGGGATATACGGATTCTATGGACCTAATGGGTCAGGTAAATCAATGCTTTTTAGGGCATTGACAGGATTAATTTATCCAACCACAGGAGAGATTTACATTGAAGGAATGAAACTAGGAACTGATATTTCTTTCCCTGAAAGTTTAGGCGTGATCATTGAAAATGTTGGCTTTTGGGAGGAATATACAGGATTTGAAAATTTAAAAATATTAGCAGATATTAAAAGCATAGCAAGTGATGAAGATATTAAAAATTCTATGTCTCGTGTTGGTCTAGATCCTAATCTCAAAAAGAATTATGGTAAATACTCCTTAGGAATGAAACAAAGGCTTGCTATTGCTCAGGCAATTATGGAAAAACCTAGAATTATTATTTTAGATGAGCCAACTAATACCATGGATTACGAAGGAGTATTAGAAATTAGAAAATTACTTAAGGATGAGCAAAAAAGAGGTGCTACTGTTTTGCTTTCAAGTCATAATCCGCTAGATTTAGAAGAATTATGCGATAGATTTTTCAAGTTTAAAGGTAATGGAATATTAGAGGAAACGGAAGGAATTAAGAGAGGTAACTAA